The proteins below come from a single Candidatus Eisenbacteria bacterium genomic window:
- the proB gene encoding glutamate 5-kinase — protein MSQDADHKRLLRRVRRVVVKVGSNVLAGADGLRPARVRALAGDVAALVAGGKHVVLVSSGAVAAGAGRLGPRRPGLEWRQAAAAVGQPALMAAYTRAFARHERPVAQVLLTHADLADRRRYLNARHTLRTLLGLGVVPIVNENDTVAVEELNLGDNDNLSALTATLVEADLLVILSDVAGLYTADPRVDPGATRIGFARADDPALTRIAGPSRSGLGRGGMVSKLAAARTAAAAGIATVIAEGSHPHPLTRIFDPEGDAGTLLVADGDALQHRKHWIAHTLKPQGTLHLDAGAVRALAQGGRSLLPSGVRAVDGRFGVGDCVCCVGPDGEEVARGLVTYGAADLDKIKGVHTREIPALLGYKGSDEVIHRDDLVLVGGDRR, from the coding sequence GTGAGCCAGGACGCCGACCACAAGCGGCTTCTCCGGCGCGTCCGGCGGGTCGTCGTCAAGGTGGGAAGCAACGTGCTCGCCGGGGCGGACGGGCTGCGGCCCGCGCGCGTGCGCGCGCTCGCCGGCGACGTCGCGGCGTTGGTCGCCGGCGGCAAGCACGTCGTGCTCGTCAGCTCGGGAGCGGTTGCCGCCGGCGCGGGGCGGCTCGGACCGCGCCGGCCCGGCCTCGAGTGGCGGCAGGCCGCCGCGGCGGTCGGCCAACCGGCCCTCATGGCGGCCTACACACGCGCCTTCGCGCGCCATGAACGACCGGTGGCGCAGGTGCTCCTCACGCACGCCGATCTCGCCGATCGCCGCCGCTATCTCAACGCGCGCCACACCCTGCGCACGCTGCTGGGCCTCGGCGTCGTCCCGATCGTCAACGAGAACGACACGGTCGCCGTCGAGGAGCTGAACCTCGGCGACAACGACAACCTCTCCGCGCTGACGGCGACCCTCGTCGAGGCCGACCTGCTCGTGATCCTCTCGGACGTCGCGGGGCTCTACACCGCCGACCCGCGCGTCGACCCGGGCGCCACCCGCATCGGCTTCGCGCGCGCCGACGATCCCGCGCTGACGCGCATCGCCGGCCCGTCGCGATCGGGCCTCGGCCGCGGCGGGATGGTCTCGAAGCTCGCCGCCGCGCGCACGGCCGCCGCCGCCGGGATCGCGACCGTCATCGCCGAGGGCTCGCATCCCCACCCGCTCACCCGCATCTTCGATCCCGAGGGCGACGCGGGAACGCTGCTGGTCGCCGACGGCGACGCGCTCCAGCACCGCAAGCACTGGATCGCGCACACCCTGAAGCCGCAGGGCACGCTGCACCTCGACGCAGGCGCCGTACGTGCGCTCGCCCAGGGCGGCCGGAGCCTGCTGCCGTCGGGCGTGCGCGCCGTCGACGGCCGCTTCGGCGTCGGCGACTGCGTGTGCTGCGTCGGCCCGGACGGCGAGGAGGTGGCGCGCGGTCTCGTGACGTACGGCGCCGCCGACCTCGACAAGATCAAGGGCGTCCACACACGCGAGATCCCCGCCCTGCTCGGCTACAAGGGCAGCGACGAGGTGATCCACCGCGACGACCTCGTGCTCGTCGGCGGCGATCGTCGCTGA
- a CDS encoding glutamate-5-semialdehyde dehydrogenase, whose translation MQAPAASGDVERTVDALVRAARGAARQLAGASTSAKDDALRRAAAGLRGAEAALLEANRGDLERTRALGESAAFLDRLTLTPARIEAMAKGFEEIAALPDPIGETISAWRRPNGLEIAQVRVPIGVVFSIYESRPNVTADSAGLCLKTSNACLLKGGSESQGTSGAIADVVRRALADAGLPPDAVQLVTGGREVTRGLLHRDDQIDVVIARGGEALKRTILAESRIPVVKHFEGICHLYVDARADLAMAERICLDGKVRRPSVCNALENLLVHEAAAPAFLPHMVRALRDARCEVRGCAKTRTVVPDVVAATDADWDTEYLDLVLSVCVVPSLDEAIAFIARHGTGLAETIVTEDYAHAERFLREVDSAAVYVNASTRFTDGFEFGFGAEVGISTNRLHARGPMGLRELTTYKYQVRGNGQIRG comes from the coding sequence ATGCAGGCCCCGGCTGCCAGCGGCGACGTCGAACGCACCGTCGACGCGCTCGTGCGCGCGGCGCGCGGGGCGGCGCGGCAGCTCGCGGGTGCGTCGACGAGCGCCAAGGACGATGCGCTGCGCCGCGCGGCGGCCGGGCTCAGGGGGGCGGAAGCCGCGCTGCTCGAAGCGAATCGCGGCGATCTCGAGCGCACGCGCGCGCTCGGCGAGAGCGCCGCGTTCCTCGACCGCCTGACGCTCACGCCCGCGCGCATCGAAGCCATGGCGAAGGGCTTCGAGGAGATCGCCGCCCTGCCCGATCCGATCGGCGAGACGATCTCGGCGTGGCGGCGGCCGAACGGGCTCGAGATCGCGCAGGTGCGGGTGCCGATCGGCGTCGTCTTCAGCATCTACGAGTCGCGGCCGAACGTGACCGCCGACTCGGCGGGGCTGTGCCTCAAGACGTCCAACGCATGCCTCTTGAAGGGTGGCTCCGAGTCCCAGGGGACGAGCGGCGCCATCGCCGACGTCGTGCGGCGCGCCCTCGCCGACGCCGGCCTGCCGCCCGACGCCGTGCAGCTGGTCACCGGCGGACGCGAGGTGACGCGCGGGCTCCTGCATCGCGACGACCAGATCGACGTCGTCATCGCGCGCGGCGGCGAGGCGCTCAAGCGAACGATCCTCGCCGAGAGCCGCATTCCGGTCGTGAAGCACTTCGAGGGCATCTGCCACCTCTACGTCGACGCGCGCGCCGACCTCGCGATGGCCGAGCGCATCTGCCTCGACGGCAAGGTGCGGCGGCCGAGCGTCTGCAACGCGCTCGAGAACCTGCTCGTGCACGAGGCCGCCGCGCCGGCGTTCCTGCCACATATGGTGCGCGCGCTGCGCGACGCCAGGTGCGAGGTGCGCGGCTGCGCGAAGACGCGAACCGTCGTCCCCGACGTCGTCGCAGCGACCGACGCCGACTGGGACACGGAGTACCTGGACCTGGTCCTCTCGGTCTGCGTCGTGCCGTCGCTCGACGAAGCCATTGCGTTCATCGCGCGCCACGGGACCGGCCTCGCCGAGACGATCGTCACCGAGGACTACGCCCATGCGGAGCGTTTCCTGCGCGAGGTCGACTCGGCCGCCGTGTACGTCAACGCCTCGACGCGCTTCACGGACGGCTTCGAGTTCGGCTTCGGCGCCGAGGTGGGCATCAGCACGAACCGGCTCCACGCGCGCGGGCCGATGGGCCTCCGCGAGCTCACGACCTACAAGTACCAGGTGCGCGGGAACGGTCAGATCCGGGGCTGA
- the nadD gene encoding nicotinate-nucleotide adenylyltransferase: MPGGIGILGGTFDPIHLAHLRVGEELFEAEALDELRYVPSAVPPHKARADVAGAAHRLRMVELAIAGRPGFRAWDVELGRSGPSYSVDTLCALRAEIGDRARVVFALGRDAFAELHTWKEYAAIFALCDLVVFTRPPQSTGLAIEDFPVATREAFRYDSVSAGFRHVSGHRVTLLRVTGLDISATDIRVRVRAGRSIRYLVPDSVRDYVQAHGLYDASRRISQVE, from the coding sequence ATGCCCGGCGGCATCGGCATCCTGGGCGGCACGTTCGATCCCATCCACCTCGCGCACCTGCGCGTCGGCGAGGAGCTCTTCGAAGCCGAGGCGCTGGACGAGCTGCGCTACGTCCCCTCGGCCGTCCCGCCCCACAAGGCGCGCGCCGACGTCGCCGGGGCCGCGCACCGGCTGCGGATGGTCGAGCTCGCGATCGCGGGACGACCGGGCTTCCGCGCCTGGGACGTCGAGCTGGGGCGTTCGGGGCCGTCGTACTCCGTCGACACGCTGTGCGCGCTCCGCGCCGAGATCGGCGACCGCGCGCGGGTCGTCTTCGCGCTCGGCCGCGATGCGTTCGCGGAGCTCCACACGTGGAAAGAGTACGCGGCGATCTTTGCGCTGTGCGATCTGGTCGTGTTCACGCGCCCGCCACAATCGACCGGGCTCGCGATCGAGGATTTTCCCGTTGCCACACGAGAGGCGTTTCGTTATGATTCGGTCAGTGCGGGATTCCGACACGTGTCGGGGCATCGGGTGACGCTCCTGCGGGTCACCGGCCTCGACATCTCGGCGACGGACATCCGCGTGCGCGTGCGTGCGGGCCGCTCGATTCGCTACCTCGTGCCCGATTCCGTGCGTGACTACGTGCAGGCACACGGGCTCTATGACGCGTCACGGAGGATCTCACAGGTTGAGTAG
- the rsfS gene encoding ribosome silencing factor, which yields MSSLSSRERMLECTRAALDKKAYDLVVLDTAEFTSIADYFVICSGRSDTQVQAIADAVAGHMESFGVRPLAIEGYERGQWALLDFGDVVVHVFYVPVRAFYDLERLWARVPRLELPEPFQTQARSLKTGTEHA from the coding sequence TTGAGTAGTCTCTCGAGCCGGGAGCGCATGCTCGAATGCACGCGCGCGGCTCTCGACAAGAAGGCCTACGATCTCGTCGTGCTCGACACGGCCGAGTTCACGTCGATCGCCGACTACTTCGTCATCTGCAGCGGCCGCTCCGACACGCAGGTGCAGGCCATCGCCGACGCCGTCGCCGGGCACATGGAATCGTTCGGCGTCCGGCCGCTCGCGATCGAGGGCTACGAGCGGGGCCAGTGGGCGCTCCTCGACTTCGGCGACGTGGTGGTGCACGTCTTCTACGTGCCGGTGCGCGCCTTCTACGACCTCGAGCGCCTGTGGGCGCGCGTCCCCCGCCTCGAGCTGCCCGAGCCCTTCCAGACGCAGGCCCGCAGCCTCAAGACCGGCACCGAGCACGCCTGA
- a CDS encoding tetratricopeptide repeat protein — MGRWLVAVVIVLAALAAGAVAFLNGGEPVTIRLTPSRSTALPLGTALALAFATGAAATAVLALGGAAVRSARTWRARRASERAAARLQRERVRAESLLAQGEADEARTRLSEALEAHGANERLLELLAGASERSGDLPGAIAAVEEARRGRPQSPLLARRLRALYVAAGRWEDALALESDLLLDLRSPAALADETQVFCGLRYEAAMADPDQDRGLRRLLSLAREHPPFVPAWVAAGDRLRAAGRLFRARHAYERGARIRPAAPLLDRLVAVHTEAGRPDRARSALRRLHARHPDDVALAAHLVRIDLRDGALDDAEALLAALPTDAAAPATIEALRGEVCRRKGRAEQALVHFARAAAEHVAPTGAQRCRACGQMTTSWAARCARCGRWNTIDEDSSADLMPAGSRSTAGDHCVEDAPG, encoded by the coding sequence GTGGGCCGCTGGCTCGTCGCCGTCGTGATCGTCCTGGCCGCCCTCGCCGCAGGTGCCGTCGCGTTCTTGAACGGTGGCGAGCCGGTGACGATCCGCCTGACGCCGTCGCGCTCGACCGCCCTGCCCCTCGGCACGGCGCTCGCGCTCGCGTTCGCGACCGGCGCCGCCGCGACCGCCGTGCTCGCGCTCGGGGGCGCCGCCGTGCGCAGCGCCCGCACCTGGCGCGCCCGGCGGGCGAGCGAGCGCGCGGCGGCACGCCTGCAGCGCGAGCGGGTGCGCGCGGAGTCGCTCCTCGCACAGGGTGAGGCCGACGAGGCGCGCACGCGCCTGTCGGAGGCCCTGGAAGCGCACGGTGCCAACGAGCGCCTGCTCGAGCTGCTCGCCGGTGCGTCCGAGCGCAGCGGCGATCTCCCCGGGGCGATCGCGGCGGTGGAGGAAGCGCGCCGGGGTCGACCGCAGAGCCCGCTCCTGGCCCGGCGCCTGCGCGCGCTGTACGTCGCCGCCGGCCGGTGGGAGGACGCCCTCGCCCTCGAGAGCGACCTGCTGCTGGACCTCCGGTCGCCCGCGGCCCTCGCCGACGAGACGCAGGTCTTCTGCGGGCTCCGCTACGAGGCCGCCATGGCCGACCCCGACCAGGACCGCGGCCTGCGCCGTCTGCTGTCCCTCGCGCGCGAGCACCCGCCGTTCGTCCCGGCGTGGGTCGCGGCGGGCGATCGCCTGCGCGCCGCCGGTCGGCTCTTCCGCGCCCGGCACGCCTACGAGCGCGGCGCCCGCATCCGCCCGGCGGCCCCGCTCCTGGATCGCCTGGTGGCCGTCCACACCGAGGCCGGACGGCCCGACCGTGCGCGGAGCGCGCTCCGCCGCCTGCACGCCCGCCATCCCGACGACGTCGCGCTCGCCGCCCACCTGGTGCGGATCGACCTCCGCGACGGTGCGCTCGACGACGCCGAGGCCCTGCTCGCAGCCTTGCCGACCGACGCCGCGGCACCGGCCACGATCGAGGCGTTGCGGGGCGAGGTCTGCCGCCGCAAGGGACGAGCCGAGCAGGCGCTCGTCCACTTCGCGCGGGCTGCCGCCGAGCACGTCGCCCCCACCGGCGCGCAGCGCTGCCGCGCGTGTGGGCAGATGACGACGTCGTGGGCAGCACGCTGCGCGCGCTGCGGGCGTTGGAACACGATCGACGAGGACTCATCAGCCGATCTTATGCCGGCCGGAAGCCGATCTACGGCCGGCGACCATTGCGTAGAAGACGCGCCCGGTTAA
- a CDS encoding cytochrome c3 family protein, with translation MPQTFHRSTNTLSRLSIFGALFVVAGGLWGLATINRSSYVTEVGVARQQPVQFSHKHHAGELGIDCRYCHTGVERGTIANVPPTATCMNCHAQIWRDSPFLEPVRHSLAADVAIDWIRVHDLPDFVYFNHQVHVLKGVGCATCHGRVDQMNQIYQSSPLQMEWCLDCHRHPERYVRPLDRVFDMGWAADDQTTLGPELVRDNHIRTRTDCSTCHR, from the coding sequence ATGCCGCAGACCTTCCACCGCAGCACGAACACGCTGTCGCGGCTCAGCATCTTCGGCGCGCTGTTCGTGGTGGCGGGAGGTCTCTGGGGTCTGGCGACGATCAACCGGTCGTCGTACGTGACCGAAGTCGGCGTCGCACGCCAGCAGCCGGTGCAGTTCAGCCACAAGCACCACGCCGGCGAGCTCGGCATCGACTGCCGCTACTGCCATACGGGCGTCGAGCGCGGCACGATCGCGAACGTGCCGCCGACGGCGACGTGCATGAACTGTCACGCGCAGATCTGGCGCGACAGCCCGTTCCTCGAGCCGGTGCGGCACAGCCTCGCCGCCGACGTCGCGATCGACTGGATCCGCGTGCACGACCTTCCGGACTTCGTCTACTTCAACCACCAGGTGCACGTGCTGAAGGGCGTCGGCTGCGCCACCTGCCACGGCCGCGTGGATCAGATGAACCAGATCTATCAGAGCTCACCGTTGCAGATGGAGTGGTGCCTCGACTGCCACCGCCATCCCGAGCGCTACGTACGGCCGCTCGATCGCGTCTTCGACATGGGATGGGCGGCGGACGACCAGACGACGCTCGGCCCCGAGCTCGTCCGCGACAACCACATCCGCACCCGAACCGACTGCTCGACGTGCCACCGATGA
- a CDS encoding TAT-variant-translocated molybdopterin oxidoreductase, whose product MTDLAAIRERLRGTTGRAFWRSLDEVVETPEFLEFLRYEFPRQAAGIVAALDRRDFLRLMGASFALAGLGACTKQPEEKIVPYVRQPERLVLGEPLYYATAMPLHGFGLGLLAESHEGRPTKVEGNPEHPGSLGATDAIAQASILGLYDPDRSQTVVSAGAIRTFDAFLAAMRPALEAQEQKQGAGLRVLTETVTSPTLARQLRDLLKKHPRATWVQYDPDGRDNVRAGARLAFGEIVESQYRLAEAKVILTLDADLFGRGPARLRHARDWSRARRIDGPTATPVRLYAVEATPTTTGAVADHRLPMRAGDVETFARRVAALVGVPTPGRTIAVAPEHKPFTDALVRDLAAHRGRSLVVAGQDQPPAVHALAHAMNAALGNVGHTVVYTQPVEAAPQIQLPALATLVDDMRGGRVDVLLILSGNPVVTAPADLAFEDALGKVGLRVHLGLHDDETSLACHWHLPEAHYLESWGDVRAHDGTATLIQPLIAPLYGGLSASEVLAALLESTERSGYDVLRATWRAEHAGDFETFWQKALHDGVVPGTAVAPATVAMRADWDTQPAGPANGAGVEVVFRPDPYLVDGRFANNGWLQELPRPITKLVWDNAAQIAPATAERLGVGNGDVVEVRHGDRGLRTPVWIVPGHAPESVTLSYGYGRVRAGRVATGAGVDVFRLRTSAEPIILRGATITPTGDRTELATTQDHHSMEGRPLVRTATLAHYREHPDFAAHMEHMPSRDDTLYPNREYPGYAWGMAIDLGACIGCNACVSACVAENNISIVGKTEVLRGHEMHWIRVDRYWSGELDNPTTVHQPIPCMQCENAPCEVVCPVNATVHSSEGLNDMVYNRCVGTRYCSNNCPYKVRRFNYFLYSNWTDETVKMAMNPDVTVRSRGVMEKCTYCVQRIEYVRGKAESEGRQIRDGEIVTACQQVCPAEAIVFGNVNDPESRVAKTKKDPRNYALLGELNTRPRTTYLAQVRNPSPDLETHEG is encoded by the coding sequence ATGACCGACCTCGCCGCCATCCGCGAGCGCCTGCGCGGCACGACCGGCCGCGCCTTCTGGCGCAGCCTCGACGAGGTCGTCGAGACACCGGAGTTCCTCGAGTTCCTGCGCTACGAGTTCCCGCGGCAGGCCGCGGGCATCGTCGCCGCGCTCGATCGCCGCGACTTCCTGCGCCTCATGGGCGCGTCGTTCGCGCTCGCGGGCCTGGGCGCGTGCACGAAGCAGCCCGAGGAGAAGATCGTCCCGTACGTCCGGCAGCCCGAGCGCCTCGTGCTCGGCGAGCCGCTCTACTACGCGACCGCGATGCCGCTGCACGGGTTCGGGCTCGGGCTCCTGGCCGAGAGCCACGAGGGGCGGCCGACGAAGGTCGAAGGAAATCCCGAGCACCCCGGAAGCCTCGGCGCGACCGACGCCATCGCGCAGGCGTCCATCCTGGGACTCTATGATCCCGACCGCTCGCAGACGGTCGTCTCCGCCGGCGCGATCCGCACCTTCGACGCGTTCCTCGCCGCCATGCGTCCCGCGCTCGAAGCGCAGGAGCAGAAGCAGGGCGCGGGGCTCCGCGTGCTCACCGAGACGGTGACCTCGCCGACCCTGGCGCGCCAGCTCCGGGACCTCCTGAAGAAGCATCCGCGCGCCACCTGGGTGCAGTACGATCCCGACGGCCGCGACAACGTGCGCGCCGGCGCGCGGCTCGCGTTCGGCGAGATCGTGGAGTCGCAGTACCGCCTCGCGGAGGCGAAGGTGATCCTCACGCTCGATGCGGATCTCTTCGGGCGCGGCCCGGCGCGCCTGCGGCACGCGCGCGACTGGAGCCGTGCGCGGCGCATCGACGGCCCGACGGCGACCCCCGTGCGCCTGTACGCGGTCGAGGCCACGCCGACCACGACCGGCGCGGTGGCCGATCATCGGCTCCCGATGCGCGCGGGCGACGTCGAGACCTTCGCCCGGCGGGTGGCCGCCCTCGTCGGCGTCCCCACGCCGGGGAGGACGATCGCCGTGGCGCCGGAGCACAAGCCGTTCACCGATGCGCTCGTGCGCGACCTCGCCGCGCATCGCGGCCGGAGCCTCGTCGTCGCCGGGCAGGATCAGCCGCCGGCCGTCCACGCCCTGGCGCACGCCATGAACGCGGCGCTCGGCAACGTCGGACACACGGTCGTCTACACCCAGCCCGTCGAGGCCGCACCGCAGATCCAGCTCCCGGCGCTCGCGACGCTCGTCGACGACATGCGTGGCGGGCGGGTCGACGTGCTGCTGATCCTCAGCGGCAATCCGGTCGTGACCGCGCCCGCCGATCTCGCCTTCGAGGACGCGCTCGGCAAGGTCGGGCTCCGCGTCCACCTGGGGCTCCACGACGACGAGACGTCGCTCGCCTGCCACTGGCACCTGCCGGAAGCGCACTACCTCGAGAGCTGGGGCGACGTCCGCGCCCACGACGGCACCGCGACGCTGATCCAGCCGCTCATCGCGCCGCTCTACGGCGGCCTCTCCGCGAGCGAGGTCCTGGCGGCGCTGCTCGAGTCGACCGAGCGCAGCGGCTACGACGTCCTGCGCGCGACATGGCGGGCCGAGCACGCCGGCGACTTCGAGACGTTCTGGCAGAAGGCGCTGCACGACGGCGTCGTTCCGGGCACCGCCGTCGCGCCGGCGACCGTGGCGATGCGGGCCGACTGGGACACCCAGCCCGCGGGCCCCGCGAACGGCGCCGGCGTCGAGGTCGTCTTCCGTCCCGACCCGTACCTCGTGGACGGTCGATTCGCGAACAACGGCTGGCTCCAGGAGCTGCCGCGTCCGATCACCAAGCTCGTGTGGGACAACGCCGCGCAGATCGCGCCGGCGACGGCCGAGCGCCTCGGGGTCGGGAACGGCGACGTCGTCGAGGTGCGCCACGGCGATCGCGGGCTCCGCACGCCGGTCTGGATCGTGCCGGGCCACGCGCCGGAATCCGTGACGCTCAGCTACGGCTACGGGCGCGTCCGGGCCGGCCGGGTCGCCACGGGCGCGGGCGTCGACGTCTTCCGCCTGCGCACCAGCGCCGAGCCGATCATCCTGCGTGGCGCGACGATCACGCCGACCGGCGACCGGACCGAGCTGGCGACGACCCAGGATCACCATTCCATGGAGGGCCGCCCGCTCGTGCGGACGGCGACGCTCGCGCACTATCGCGAGCACCCCGACTTCGCCGCGCACATGGAGCACATGCCGTCGCGCGACGACACGCTCTACCCGAACCGGGAGTACCCCGGCTACGCGTGGGGCATGGCGATCGACCTCGGCGCCTGCATCGGCTGCAACGCGTGCGTGTCCGCGTGCGTCGCCGAGAACAACATCTCGATCGTCGGCAAGACCGAGGTGCTGCGCGGGCACGAGATGCACTGGATCCGCGTCGACCGCTACTGGTCCGGCGAGCTCGACAACCCGACGACCGTGCACCAGCCCATCCCGTGCATGCAGTGCGAAAACGCGCCGTGCGAGGTCGTGTGCCCGGTGAACGCGACCGTGCACTCGAGCGAGGGCTTGAACGACATGGTCTACAACCGCTGCGTCGGCACGCGGTACTGCTCGAACAACTGCCCGTACAAGGTCCGCCGGTTCAACTACTTCCTGTACTCGAACTGGACCGACGAGACGGTGAAGATGGCGATGAACCCCGACGTCACGGTGCGTTCGCGCGGCGTCATGGAGAAGTGCACCTACTGCGTGCAGCGCATCGAGTACGTTCGCGGCAAGGCCGAGTCCGAGGGCCGGCAGATCCGCGACGGCGAGATCGTGACCGCCTGCCAGCAGGTGTGCCCGGCGGAGGCGATCGTGTTCGGCAACGTCAACGACCCCGAGAGCCGCGTCGCGAAGACGAAGAAGGACCCGCGCAACTACGCGCTCCTGGGTGAGCTCAACACGCGCCCGCGGACGACGTACCTGGCCCAGGTGCGCAATCCGAGCCCCGATCTGGAGACGCACGAAGGATGA
- the nrfD gene encoding NrfD/PsrC family molybdoenzyme membrane anchor subunit produces MSTPERRALRDTPLVEPGHDFGSITDKISAVVLTKPTPRFWYIGFGIGFVLTMVLLTTITHLVFTGIGIWGPNVPVGWGMDIINFVWWIGIGHAGTLISAILLLLRQEWRNSINRFAEAMTIFAVASAGLYPALHTGRPWLDYWLFPYPNTMGVWPNFRSPLIWDVFAVSTYATVSLLFWFVGMIPDLATLRDRSPTRTGRFVYGMLAMGWRGSARHWQKYETATLLLAALSTPLVVSVHTIVSFDFAVGIIPGWHATIFPPYFVAGAIFAGFAMVLTLAIPLRRIYGLQDFITARHLNYMGRIILATGLVVAYGYMMETFMAWYSGNRYESYMMWNRFTGPYAPVYWSLILCNVIVPQLLWFERVRLNEVALMIVCMFVNVGMFLERYVIIVVSLSRDFLPSSWGMYHGTFWDWSMFIGSMGLFLTLFFLFIRFLPMISIFEMRVLLPQAEVKEEHA; encoded by the coding sequence ATGAGCACGCCCGAGCGCCGCGCGCTGCGCGATACGCCGCTGGTCGAGCCGGGGCACGACTTCGGGTCGATCACCGACAAGATCAGCGCCGTCGTCCTCACCAAGCCGACGCCGCGCTTCTGGTACATCGGCTTCGGCATCGGCTTCGTGCTGACGATGGTGCTGCTGACGACGATCACGCACCTCGTCTTCACCGGCATCGGCATCTGGGGCCCGAACGTGCCCGTCGGCTGGGGCATGGACATCATCAACTTCGTCTGGTGGATCGGCATCGGCCACGCGGGCACCCTCATCTCGGCGATTCTGCTCCTGCTCCGGCAGGAGTGGCGGAACTCGATCAACCGCTTCGCCGAGGCGATGACGATCTTCGCGGTCGCGTCGGCCGGCCTGTATCCCGCGCTCCACACCGGCCGCCCGTGGCTCGACTACTGGCTCTTCCCCTATCCGAACACGATGGGCGTCTGGCCGAACTTCCGCAGCCCGCTCATCTGGGACGTGTTCGCCGTCTCGACCTATGCGACGGTCTCGCTGCTCTTCTGGTTCGTCGGCATGATCCCCGACCTGGCAACGCTCCGCGATCGCTCGCCGACCCGCACCGGCCGCTTCGTCTACGGCATGCTTGCGATGGGCTGGCGCGGCTCGGCGCGCCACTGGCAGAAGTACGAAACGGCGACGCTGCTCCTGGCCGCGCTCTCGACCCCGCTCGTCGTCTCGGTGCACACGATCGTGTCGTTCGACTTCGCGGTCGGCATCATCCCCGGCTGGCACGCGACGATCTTCCCGCCCTACTTCGTCGCCGGCGCCATCTTCGCCGGCTTCGCCATGGTGCTGACGCTCGCGATCCCGCTGCGCCGCATCTACGGCCTGCAGGACTTCATCACCGCGCGGCACCTGAACTACATGGGCCGCATCATCCTCGCGACCGGCCTCGTCGTCGCCTACGGCTACATGATGGAGACGTTCATGGCCTGGTACTCGGGCAATCGCTACGAGTCCTACATGATGTGGAACCGGTTCACCGGTCCGTACGCGCCGGTCTACTGGTCGCTCATCCTGTGCAACGTGATCGTCCCGCAGCTCCTGTGGTTCGAGCGGGTGCGCCTCAACGAGGTCGCACTGATGATCGTGTGCATGTTCGTCAACGTCGGCATGTTCCTCGAGCGCTACGTCATCATCGTGGTGAGCCTCTCGCGCGACTTCCTGCCGTCGTCGTGGGGCATGTACCACGGCACGTTCTGGGACTGGAGCATGTTCATCGGCTCGATGGGCCTCTTCCTCACGCTCTTCTTCCTGTTCATCCGCTTCCTCCCGATGATCTCGATCTTCGAGATGCGCGTCCTCCTCCCCCAGGCCGAAGTGAAGGAGGAGCACGCGTGA
- a CDS encoding DUF3341 domain-containing protein, with product MTPATRSKRPPIHGLMAEFDDVTELVDAVKATRQAGYRHFDAYTPFPVEAVAEAMHEHHNRLPLLVLIGGIVGMLSGYALAYWTSVVDYPINVGGRPLHSWPAFIPITFETTILGAALTTVFGMLALNGLPMPYHPVFNVPRFALSTRSRFFLCIEATDPLFDREHTRRFLERFVPRQVSEVEH from the coding sequence ATGACTCCGGCCACCCGTTCGAAGCGCCCGCCCATCCACGGCCTCATGGCCGAGTTCGACGACGTGACCGAGCTCGTCGACGCGGTGAAGGCGACGCGCCAGGCGGGCTATCGGCACTTCGACGCGTACACGCCGTTCCCCGTCGAGGCCGTCGCCGAGGCGATGCACGAGCATCACAACCGGCTGCCGCTGCTGGTCTTGATCGGCGGCATCGTCGGCATGCTGTCGGGCTACGCGCTCGCGTACTGGACGTCGGTCGTCGACTACCCGATCAACGTCGGCGGGCGGCCGCTCCACAGCTGGCCGGCCTTCATCCCGATCACCTTCGAGACGACGATCCTCGGCGCCGCGCTCACCACCGTGTTCGGCATGCTGGCCCTCAACGGCCTGCCCATGCCGTATCACCCGGTCTTCAACGTGCCGCGCTTCGCGCTCTCGACGCGGAGCCGCTTCTTCCTCTGCATCGAGGCGACCGATCCCCTCTTCGACCGCGAGCACACGCGGCGTTTTCTCGAGCGCTTCGTTCCGCGCCAGGTCTCCGAGGTGGAGCACTGA